From Vreelandella neptunia, the proteins below share one genomic window:
- a CDS encoding PA4780 family RIO1-like protein kinase, producing MKIPKRLQPLVDDGMIDEVLVQLMSGKEAQVYVVRCGEEVRCAKVFKEAKQRSFKQAVQYQEGRKERNSRRSRAMAKKTRYGQKEQEQAWLNAEVDALYRLASAGVRVPEPHGFVDGVLLMEMISDAEGNVAPRLDEVTLTPEQAETYYAKVIQDVVKMLCAGLIHGDLSEFNVLVDASGPVIIDLPQAVDAAGNNSAAAMLYRDVDNMRNYFGQFAPELLNTEYGREMWALYETGELHPDSKLTGHFDADTHIANVDELMEVIDDAKEEEAERQARMRDDDDDGEIPQPY from the coding sequence ATGAAAATCCCTAAGCGATTACAACCCCTGGTCGATGATGGAATGATCGACGAGGTGTTGGTGCAGTTAATGAGTGGCAAGGAAGCGCAGGTATACGTGGTGCGCTGCGGTGAAGAAGTGCGCTGTGCCAAGGTATTTAAGGAGGCCAAACAGCGGAGCTTTAAACAGGCCGTTCAGTATCAAGAGGGGCGTAAAGAGCGCAATAGCCGTCGTTCAAGAGCGATGGCCAAAAAAACCCGTTACGGCCAGAAAGAGCAGGAGCAGGCGTGGCTGAATGCAGAAGTCGACGCGCTCTACCGTCTTGCCTCGGCGGGCGTGCGGGTACCTGAGCCTCATGGTTTTGTAGACGGCGTACTGTTGATGGAGATGATCAGCGACGCCGAAGGCAACGTCGCGCCGCGCTTGGACGAAGTCACGCTAACGCCAGAGCAGGCCGAGACCTACTACGCCAAGGTCATTCAAGACGTGGTTAAAATGCTGTGCGCGGGCCTGATTCACGGCGATTTGTCGGAATTTAACGTGCTGGTCGATGCCTCCGGTCCGGTGATTATCGATCTTCCCCAGGCCGTTGACGCCGCCGGTAATAACAGCGCGGCCGCAATGCTATATCGCGATGTGGATAACATGCGCAATTACTTCGGGCAGTTCGCGCCAGAGCTTCTGAATACCGAATATGGCAGAGAGATGTGGGCGCTGTACGAAACCGGTGAACTACACCCAGATAGCAAGCTCACCGGCCACTTCGATGCCGACACCCATATCGCTAACGTCGATGAGTTGATGGAAGTCATCGACGATGCTAAAGAGGAAGAGGCGGAACGCCAGGCGCGTATGCGCGACGATGATGACGACGGCGAGATTCCGCAGCCTTACTGA
- the dbpA gene encoding ATP-dependent RNA helicase DbpA translates to MSDSSFSSLALPKALLSNLASLGYHEMSPVQAESLPPMLAGRDVLAQAKTGSGKTAAFGLALLAKLRVESFAVQGLVLCPTRELADQVAEELRRLARGMANVKILTLCGGAPFGPQLGSLEHGAHIVVGTPGRIDEHLRKGSLTLESLSMLVLDEADRMLDMGFQATIDDIIAETPTDRQTLLFSATFPDEQTSGGLTEMTRGVMREPVMVKIAEVHDATTIQQHFYSVANEEARFDALRQLLLVYRPATSVVFCNTKRETQAVADQLTDAGFSAVALNGDLEQKDRDRILILFSNQSASILVATDVAARGLDIAQLDAVFNYQIARELDVHIHRVGRTGRAGASGIACTLVTPKESYRLERLEGLLEQAITTEPLPKPQHSVPFEPPMATLQLAGGKKDKLRPGDILGALTSEGGLRGDQVGKIKVLARSAYVAVERDVIQQAQAKLERDKLKGRAFRVRRIRY, encoded by the coding sequence GTGTCTGACTCCTCTTTCTCCTCGTTAGCGTTGCCAAAAGCTCTGCTGAGCAACCTTGCGTCCCTTGGCTACCACGAAATGTCGCCGGTGCAGGCAGAGAGCCTGCCACCGATGCTGGCCGGGCGCGATGTGCTGGCGCAGGCGAAAACCGGTTCAGGCAAAACGGCTGCGTTTGGTTTGGCACTGCTGGCTAAATTGAGAGTCGAGAGCTTTGCGGTGCAAGGCCTGGTGCTGTGTCCTACCCGGGAACTCGCTGACCAGGTGGCTGAAGAGCTGCGCCGTTTGGCCCGTGGTATGGCCAATGTAAAAATACTGACCCTCTGCGGCGGTGCGCCCTTTGGGCCGCAGCTCGGCTCTTTAGAGCACGGCGCGCACATTGTTGTGGGGACACCTGGGCGTATTGACGAGCACTTGCGCAAAGGCTCGCTCACTTTGGAATCCCTCTCGATGCTGGTGTTGGATGAAGCGGATCGCATGCTGGATATGGGCTTCCAGGCAACTATTGATGACATCATTGCCGAGACCCCAACTGACCGTCAAACGCTGCTGTTCAGCGCGACCTTTCCCGACGAGCAGACATCGGGCGGCCTAACCGAGATGACCCGCGGTGTCATGCGCGAACCGGTGATGGTGAAAATCGCCGAAGTGCACGACGCCACCACGATTCAACAGCACTTCTATAGCGTCGCCAATGAAGAGGCGCGATTTGACGCCCTGCGCCAGCTGTTACTGGTCTATCGGCCCGCGACCAGCGTGGTATTCTGCAACACTAAACGCGAAACCCAGGCAGTGGCTGATCAACTGACCGATGCTGGTTTTAGCGCCGTGGCGCTCAATGGCGATTTAGAGCAGAAGGATCGTGATCGTATTTTGATTCTGTTCTCTAACCAGAGCGCGTCTATTCTGGTGGCCACGGACGTTGCCGCCCGCGGCCTTGATATTGCCCAGCTGGACGCGGTGTTTAACTACCAAATTGCCCGTGAGCTCGATGTTCATATACACCGGGTAGGTCGCACCGGACGAGCCGGGGCCAGTGGTATTGCCTGCACGCTGGTGACCCCTAAAGAGAGTTATCGGTTGGAGCGGTTGGAAGGGTTGCTGGAGCAGGCGATTACAACCGAACCCTTGCCCAAACCCCAGCACTCGGTACCGTTCGAGCCGCCCATGGCGACACTGCAACTGGCCGGTGGCAAGAAAGATAAACTGCGCCCCGGTGATATTCTCGGCGCGCTTACCAGTGAAGGCGGCTTGCGCGGCGATCAAGTGGGTAAAATTAAAGTGCTCGCCCGCAGTGCCTATGTGGCCGTTGAGCGCGATGTGATTCAACAAGCTCAGGCCAAACTCGAGCGTGATAAATTAAAAGGGCGGGCTTTCCGTGTTCGCCGTATCCGTTATTGA
- the ybaK gene encoding Cys-tRNA(Pro) deacylase, translating into MTPAINSAKHAGIAFQIHEYDHDATAHSYGLEAAEKLGVAVEQVFKTLVVKLDGKQLAVGIVPVNGQLGLKQIAKAAGAKKATMAEPSEVERTTGYVLGGVSPLGQKKRLATFIDHSAESFASIYVSAGRRGLEIELAPGDLASLSQATFVPLAT; encoded by the coding sequence ATGACACCGGCTATCAATAGTGCAAAACACGCAGGCATTGCCTTTCAAATCCATGAGTACGATCACGACGCCACCGCGCACTCCTATGGATTGGAGGCGGCGGAAAAACTGGGCGTCGCGGTGGAGCAGGTTTTTAAAACCTTAGTGGTAAAGCTGGATGGCAAACAGCTGGCGGTCGGCATTGTGCCGGTGAATGGCCAGCTGGGGTTAAAGCAGATCGCCAAAGCCGCCGGCGCAAAGAAAGCGACCATGGCGGAACCGTCGGAGGTCGAGCGCACTACCGGTTATGTGCTGGGGGGCGTTAGCCCGCTGGGGCAGAAAAAGCGCTTGGCCACCTTTATTGATCACTCTGCCGAAAGCTTTGCCAGTATCTATGTAAGCGCCGGGCGTCGTGGACTTGAAATCGAGCTGGCCCCGGGGGATTTAGCCTCGCTGAGTCAGGCTACCTTTGTGCCCCTGGCCACCTGA
- a CDS encoding DUF3008 family protein has product MPAKSKAQQKAAGAALSAKRGETKPSELYGSSKEMYDSMSEEELEDFASTQRKGKPEKKQD; this is encoded by the coding sequence ATGCCAGCAAAGTCTAAAGCGCAACAGAAAGCGGCGGGCGCGGCACTATCCGCTAAGCGCGGAGAAACCAAGCCCAGTGAACTTTATGGTTCGTCTAAAGAGATGTATGACTCCATGAGCGAGGAGGAGCTAGAAGATTTCGCGAGTACACAGCGCAAAGGCAAACCGGAAAAGAAACAGGATTAA
- a CDS encoding cation diffusion facilitator family transporter: MTPFVAERRALRFSAISASLFAFTGLALGLTSGSITILFDSGYSLLSLVLASLSLFALQQARKPADDHYPFGRLTVEPLAVLLKGVVIAMVCIVSLVSALWSLLNGGRLVTLDLALMFGVVNVTGCLLTWWWLARYARVARSSLLAAELRQWQMDTWLSAAVMLGFGLTWLLTQSPWASYARFADPVMVLIIAGYFLPMPIRMVKGALRELMFGGSCSSVRQDVVEDVADFDVTADDVRLAQVGSFLMVDIQLDKEQFNDAQEIVDSVEKRCKRLNLRPVTSLTLVTG, from the coding sequence GTGACCCCCTTTGTTGCCGAGCGCCGTGCGCTAAGATTTTCAGCCATTTCAGCCAGCCTGTTTGCGTTTACCGGGCTAGCATTAGGGCTGACCAGTGGTTCGATAACGATTCTTTTTGACAGCGGCTACTCGCTGCTGAGCCTTGTGTTGGCATCGTTATCTCTGTTTGCGCTTCAGCAGGCGCGTAAACCGGCAGATGATCACTACCCCTTTGGGCGGCTGACGGTAGAGCCGCTCGCTGTGCTGCTCAAAGGTGTAGTGATCGCGATGGTATGTATCGTCTCGCTGGTTTCCGCTCTGTGGAGTCTGCTCAATGGCGGGCGGCTGGTCACGCTGGATTTGGCGCTGATGTTTGGCGTGGTCAACGTAACGGGCTGTTTATTAACCTGGTGGTGGCTAGCGCGATATGCCCGGGTGGCGCGCTCCTCGCTGTTGGCCGCCGAGCTACGTCAGTGGCAGATGGATACCTGGCTGAGTGCGGCTGTGATGTTGGGCTTTGGGCTTACCTGGCTGCTAACCCAATCGCCCTGGGCCAGCTACGCGCGCTTTGCCGACCCGGTGATGGTGCTGATTATTGCGGGTTACTTCTTACCGATGCCTATTCGTATGGTGAAGGGAGCGCTGCGTGAGCTGATGTTTGGCGGTTCATGCAGCAGCGTGCGTCAGGATGTGGTGGAGGATGTCGCCGACTTTGATGTCACCGCCGACGATGTGCGTCTAGCACAGGTAGGCAGCTTCCTAATGGTAGATATCCAGTTGGACAAGGAGCAGTTCAATGACGCCCAAGAGATAGTGGATAGCGTAGAGAAGCGCTGTAAGCGGCTAAACCTGCGTCCGGTTACCAGTCTTACTTTAGTGACTGGCTAA
- a CDS encoding LysR family transcriptional regulator yields the protein MRAEQVQAFIDVTEHGSFAAAARHTGLKRSTLSAAVNALEDSLGVELFERSGNSLTLTAVGDSVLPDCYRLLTSASRIKKHCHQHLQGVESQLGIARDDALPEVFWRQVMHDLKQQFPLTAISVYLVPPQEHTQFVQRQTVDIAFGLYTAEGIDTNAANLAPVSMRLVAAPHHPLSRLPSVNRDDLAQYTQVCLTHVQDDKLISEALFSGNYLGLTMFEVIRDAVINATGWALLPYPLVKGALEAGTLCTLNHDLALDSHYYRYVESDNRGVVATALLNKVAHFLASQN from the coding sequence ATGCGTGCAGAACAAGTACAGGCCTTTATTGATGTCACCGAGCATGGCTCCTTTGCCGCTGCAGCACGACATACCGGCCTTAAACGGAGCACGCTGAGTGCCGCCGTCAATGCGCTGGAGGATAGCCTGGGCGTGGAGCTATTTGAGCGTTCGGGCAATAGCCTAACGCTTACCGCCGTAGGCGATAGCGTGCTTCCTGACTGCTACCGTTTGCTGACCAGCGCCAGCCGAATCAAAAAACACTGCCACCAGCACTTGCAGGGCGTTGAAAGCCAGCTCGGCATTGCCCGGGATGACGCCCTGCCCGAGGTATTTTGGCGCCAGGTGATGCATGATTTAAAACAGCAATTTCCGCTAACCGCGATTTCGGTGTACCTGGTGCCGCCCCAGGAACACACCCAGTTTGTGCAGCGCCAAACGGTGGATATCGCCTTTGGCCTGTATACCGCTGAAGGCATTGATACCAACGCAGCCAACCTTGCCCCCGTCAGCATGCGTTTAGTGGCCGCACCCCATCATCCGCTAAGCCGTCTCCCCAGCGTTAACCGTGACGACTTGGCCCAGTACACTCAAGTGTGTTTAACCCACGTGCAGGATGACAAGCTGATCAGCGAAGCGCTGTTTTCAGGTAATTATCTGGGTTTAACGATGTTTGAAGTGATCCGCGACGCCGTCATCAACGCGACCGGCTGGGCGCTGCTGCCTTACCCGCTGGTGAAAGGCGCCCTAGAGGCTGGCACGCTCTGCACGCTAAATCACGATTTAGCGCTAGACAGCCACTACTACCGCTATGTGGAAAGTGATAACCGTGGCGTGGTGGCTACCGCCTTATTAAACAAAGTGGCGCACTTCCTGGCTTCCCAGAACTGA
- a CDS encoding PhoH family protein: MVRLDKKATRLYVLDTNVLIHDPTALYHFDEHDVVIPMTVLEELDKHKNGVREIARTARQISRTLSDLTSQVTFDEIQRGIPIPRLSGDTGRLHFLCYNDLKLFDALDDSPDNRILAETCRLREERPDASVILITKDINLRVKAAALKVPVEDYLNDRAFSDSDAMIEGAQVYASAGQNGASLWEALNVDVTVERLDHHTFYQLTGTMPRNWHVGMLVSDSENGAEFEAIVRELGPSSARLQLLTNYRHHAGVWGVHAHDSRQNFTLNLLMDPDIDLVTIAGNAGTGKTFMTLAAAFQQTLDAKLFERIVFTRAPIPMGEDIGFLPGTEEEKMSPWMGAFHDNMDNLLRNEEGETSWDNGATRQLIGSRVQIRSPSFMRGRTLNDTFLIIDEAQNFTPKQLKSLVTRAGRNTKIVCLGNVGQIDTPYLTANTCGMAAVVERFRDWPHAGHITLKSVERSRLALAAEELL; this comes from the coding sequence ATGGTACGACTCGATAAGAAAGCCACTCGGCTGTATGTGTTGGACACCAATGTCCTCATTCATGACCCCACCGCGCTCTACCACTTCGATGAGCACGACGTCGTTATCCCCATGACCGTCCTGGAGGAACTTGATAAGCACAAAAATGGTGTACGTGAAATTGCCCGCACGGCTCGCCAAATCAGCCGTACGCTCTCTGACCTTACCAGCCAAGTCACTTTTGATGAGATCCAACGCGGTATTCCGATTCCCCGTCTCAGCGGCGACACAGGACGCCTGCACTTTTTATGCTACAACGATTTAAAGCTCTTTGACGCCCTCGACGATAGCCCCGATAACCGCATACTGGCGGAGACCTGCCGCCTTCGCGAAGAACGCCCCGACGCCTCGGTCATTCTGATCACCAAAGACATCAACCTCCGCGTTAAAGCCGCCGCGCTGAAAGTGCCCGTTGAAGATTACCTCAACGATCGCGCCTTCTCCGACAGCGACGCCATGATTGAGGGTGCCCAGGTCTACGCCTCTGCAGGCCAGAATGGCGCCTCACTGTGGGAAGCGTTGAATGTCGACGTCACCGTTGAGCGCCTGGATCACCACACTTTCTATCAGCTCACCGGCACCATGCCCCGAAACTGGCACGTGGGCATGCTGGTCTCGGATAGCGAAAACGGGGCAGAATTCGAAGCAATCGTTCGTGAACTGGGGCCCTCTTCGGCGCGCCTTCAGTTGCTGACGAACTATCGCCACCACGCGGGCGTTTGGGGAGTTCACGCCCACGACAGTCGGCAAAACTTCACCCTCAACCTACTCATGGATCCCGATATTGATCTGGTAACCATCGCCGGTAATGCCGGTACCGGTAAGACCTTTATGACCCTGGCTGCCGCCTTTCAGCAAACCCTGGATGCCAAGCTGTTTGAACGTATTGTGTTTACCCGCGCGCCGATCCCCATGGGGGAAGACATTGGCTTTCTACCCGGCACCGAGGAGGAGAAAATGTCACCGTGGATGGGCGCCTTCCACGACAATATGGATAACCTGCTGCGCAACGAGGAGGGAGAAACCAGTTGGGATAACGGCGCCACGCGGCAGTTGATTGGCTCGCGGGTGCAAATCCGCTCGCCGAGCTTTATGCGCGGCCGCACCCTAAACGACACCTTTTTAATCATTGATGAGGCGCAAAACTTCACCCCCAAACAGCTTAAGTCGCTAGTCACACGGGCGGGGCGCAATACCAAAATTGTCTGTCTGGGTAACGTCGGGCAGATTGATACGCCCTACCTCACTGCCAACACCTGCGGTATGGCCGCAGTCGTTGAGCGCTTCCGTGATTGGCCCCACGCCGGGCATATCACCCTGAAAAGCGTTGAACGCTCTCGCTTGGCCCTGGCGGCGGAAGAGCTGCTTTAA
- a CDS encoding YihY/virulence factor BrkB family protein, with protein sequence MGKLPRGRRAQVPGDIPQRGWHDITWRVVRAARRNRLTMLAAGVAFYALLALFPTIAAVISLWGLLFDPYEAGQQLNEISRFMPPDAAKLIDQQAQKVVESAKSGSFLGALAGLLIAMFIASKGVAVLVIGLNVVYGETEKRSLLHRSTVLIALTFGLIIMTLISLGFIAIVPVVVNSLAIDPPLNQILQWLRWPALLLVMSMLIALLYRYAPYRRSAQWSWLSYGTLLATVMWLLGSGGLSLYVRYFSMFSELYGSLGAVVALMIWFWLSAFVVLFGAEVNCEMERQTFTDTTIGEARPLGEREAFAADTIGAPRPWKDIEDSNEN encoded by the coding sequence ATGGGTAAGCTCCCGCGCGGTCGCCGCGCGCAGGTACCCGGTGATATTCCCCAGCGGGGTTGGCATGATATTACCTGGCGGGTAGTGCGTGCCGCTCGTCGTAACCGCCTGACCATGCTGGCCGCCGGGGTGGCGTTCTACGCCTTGCTGGCGCTGTTTCCTACCATCGCCGCGGTCATTTCCCTCTGGGGGTTACTTTTTGACCCTTATGAAGCAGGCCAGCAACTGAATGAAATCAGCCGCTTTATGCCGCCGGATGCCGCCAAGCTGATTGATCAGCAGGCGCAGAAGGTGGTGGAAAGTGCTAAATCAGGAAGCTTTCTGGGCGCATTAGCCGGGTTGCTGATTGCGATGTTTATTGCTTCCAAAGGGGTGGCGGTGTTGGTCATTGGTCTTAACGTGGTGTATGGCGAAACCGAAAAGCGCAGCCTGCTACACCGCAGTACGGTACTGATCGCGCTGACCTTTGGCTTGATTATTATGACGTTGATCTCGCTGGGTTTTATCGCCATCGTGCCGGTAGTTGTCAACTCCCTGGCGATTGATCCGCCGCTGAATCAGATTCTGCAGTGGCTACGCTGGCCTGCTTTGCTGTTGGTAATGAGCATGCTAATTGCGCTGCTCTACCGCTACGCGCCTTATCGGCGCTCAGCTCAGTGGAGTTGGTTAAGCTATGGGACGCTGCTGGCGACGGTGATGTGGTTGTTGGGCTCCGGCGGACTTTCGCTCTATGTACGCTACTTCTCTATGTTTAGTGAGCTGTACGGTTCGTTGGGGGCGGTGGTGGCGCTTATGATCTGGTTCTGGCTTTCCGCGTTTGTGGTGCTGTTTGGTGCGGAGGTCAACTGTGAGATGGAGCGCCAAACCTTCACCGACACCACCATTGGCGAGGCGCGTCCGTTAGGGGAGCGCGAGGCCTTTGCCGCGGACACCATTGGTGCCCCCCGGCCGTGGAAGGATATTGAGGACAGTAACGAGAATTGA
- a CDS encoding complex I subunit 5 family protein — protein sequence MMTMLLALALLWPLVVIGWTLWSAYLAPAAQQGYFSALWLSAAWPALLLAYGGEAQWTMDAWMLGGEWALNSLSRPWLAFTALLWGLAAIHARGYFAAEQAKAQKGDQDAQRRLLRLALLWPLTLLGNVLLIIAQDIASFYLGFALMTFAAYALVVHSGTEEARLGAKAYLMLAVVGEGLIIGGFLWAAGEADTLTLQGLREGILVAEQGAWMAALLCLGFGVKAGVIGLHVWLPLAHPVAPAPASAVLSGAMIKAGLLGWISVLPLGSEQVSASLAQFGRIMLIAGLAAAFGAALYGVFQRHPKAVLAYSSISQMGMMTALVAMGLVAPDVWPLLWPGLVLFAAHHALAKGSLFLGTSISEHLPRWPLPLVWALLALPGISLSGAIGAGMISKWGVKSPLYEMHHESLIKLLSWAAVGTAALVSVALWRQWQQRHKGGSNREQWGAWLVAMAAALLTPLWLPLPAGSIEMPPLKEWLGIMWPFPVGVLFAGVGWLLTRPLKGKSLPAGDLWWLYAGMVDAALVPIRRLGHYCAKLKAVSVASAQKTEEILMGHLTRLLSTESWLRHHVSGLMMLLALVLAALIMWEGL from the coding sequence ATGATGACCATGCTACTTGCCCTGGCGCTACTTTGGCCGCTGGTCGTCATCGGTTGGACGCTATGGAGCGCCTACCTCGCTCCCGCTGCGCAGCAGGGCTATTTTTCAGCACTTTGGCTAAGCGCCGCTTGGCCAGCCCTGCTGCTAGCCTACGGCGGTGAAGCGCAGTGGACGATGGATGCCTGGATGCTGGGTGGCGAATGGGCGCTTAACTCACTAAGCCGCCCCTGGCTTGCGTTTACCGCATTGCTCTGGGGGTTGGCAGCCATTCACGCAAGGGGCTATTTTGCGGCGGAACAGGCGAAGGCCCAGAAGGGTGATCAGGATGCTCAGCGACGCCTGTTGCGCTTAGCGCTGCTTTGGCCGCTGACACTGCTTGGCAACGTATTACTGATTATTGCCCAGGATATTGCCAGTTTTTATCTAGGCTTTGCGCTGATGACCTTCGCCGCCTACGCCCTGGTGGTGCATAGCGGTACCGAGGAGGCGCGGCTGGGGGCCAAGGCCTATTTGATGTTAGCCGTGGTGGGCGAAGGACTCATTATAGGTGGCTTTCTATGGGCAGCCGGCGAGGCGGATACGCTTACGCTGCAAGGCCTGCGTGAAGGCATTTTAGTTGCAGAACAAGGCGCATGGATGGCCGCCTTGCTGTGCTTGGGCTTTGGCGTGAAAGCCGGTGTCATTGGCTTGCACGTATGGCTACCGTTAGCCCACCCGGTGGCCCCGGCCCCAGCCAGCGCGGTGCTGAGCGGAGCGATGATTAAGGCGGGGCTGCTGGGCTGGATCAGTGTGCTGCCGCTAGGGAGTGAGCAGGTTTCAGCCTCATTAGCTCAGTTTGGCCGCATTATGTTAATTGCAGGGCTGGCGGCAGCGTTTGGCGCCGCGCTGTATGGCGTTTTTCAGCGCCACCCTAAAGCCGTTTTAGCCTACTCCAGTATCAGCCAGATGGGCATGATGACTGCTTTGGTGGCCATGGGATTAGTCGCGCCAGACGTGTGGCCGTTGCTGTGGCCAGGCTTGGTGCTGTTTGCCGCCCATCACGCGCTGGCCAAAGGTTCACTGTTTTTGGGCACCAGTATCAGCGAGCATCTACCCCGGTGGCCGTTACCATTAGTGTGGGCTTTGCTGGCACTGCCGGGTATCTCGCTGTCGGGTGCCATTGGCGCGGGCATGATCAGCAAGTGGGGAGTGAAGAGTCCACTCTACGAAATGCATCATGAATCGTTAATCAAACTGCTCAGCTGGGCGGCTGTTGGCACCGCGGCTCTGGTAAGCGTTGCTTTATGGCGTCAGTGGCAGCAGCGCCATAAAGGAGGCAGTAACCGAGAGCAGTGGGGCGCCTGGTTAGTTGCCATGGCGGCAGCGCTGTTAACGCCACTTTGGCTTCCCCTCCCTGCGGGCAGTATTGAGATGCCGCCGCTTAAAGAGTGGTTGGGGATTATGTGGCCATTCCCGGTGGGGGTACTTTTCGCCGGGGTGGGCTGGCTATTAACGCGCCCGCTTAAGGGTAAATCCCTCCCCGCGGGAGATCTATGGTGGCTCTATGCGGGGATGGTCGACGCTGCATTGGTGCCGATACGACGGCTTGGGCACTACTGCGCCAAGCTTAAAGCGGTGAGCGTGGCAAGCGCACAAAAAACTGAAGAGATATTAATGGGCCATTTAACTCGCCTGTTGTCGACGGAGTCCTGGTTGCGTCACCATGTCAGTGGGCTGATGATGTTGCTTGCCTTAGTACTTGCGGCGCTAATTATGTGGGAAGGTCTGTAA
- a CDS encoding complex I subunit 5 family protein yields the protein MNAAWLPLTALATSLLVVVIIFALPEDARRLRTTINLTAAVVKIILVILMVRRVAAGHEDIFSFQVIGGVDFVLRSDALGVMFAGLSSLLWLCTTIYAIGYLEGSANRKRFFGFFSLCVASTIGIALADNLFTFLIFYEMLTLSTYPLVVHNGTRQALDAGRVYLRYTLSAGVVLLLGTVLLYSLTGDQSFSSEEGLGDYLNDHRGLLTLIFALLVGGLAVKTAMVPLHGWLPRAMVAPAPVSALLHAVAVVKAGAFGILRVVYDLFGIELSVELGIITALAVAASFTIIYGSLRAIAQEELKPRLAFSTVSQVSYVILGIGLFGPFGTVGALAHLLHQGLMKVTLFFCAGNYAEELGIHRIDEMDGAGKRMPLTSIAFTIGAFGMIGLPPVAGFITKWYLGVGAIQAEMYWVVAVLVASSTLNAMYFLPIVHRLWFRSGPAHGKGNWPKEQRLGRFETHSWLLLPMVFTALVSLGAGLFAGLPFSPLDWAARVANGEYLP from the coding sequence ATGAATGCCGCCTGGTTACCGCTGACTGCTCTGGCCACTTCGCTATTGGTAGTGGTGATTATCTTTGCGTTGCCGGAAGATGCCCGCCGACTGCGCACGACGATCAACCTTACGGCGGCGGTGGTTAAGATTATTCTGGTTATTCTTATGGTCAGGCGGGTCGCCGCGGGACATGAGGATATTTTTAGCTTTCAAGTGATCGGTGGCGTCGATTTTGTGCTGCGCAGCGATGCGCTGGGGGTGATGTTCGCCGGACTATCGTCACTGCTGTGGTTATGCACCACCATCTACGCCATTGGCTACTTGGAAGGTTCAGCTAATCGGAAGCGCTTTTTTGGCTTTTTTAGCCTCTGCGTTGCGAGCACGATCGGCATTGCGCTGGCTGATAATCTGTTTACCTTCTTGATTTTCTACGAAATGTTGACGCTCTCCACCTACCCCTTGGTGGTTCACAACGGTACCCGGCAAGCACTCGATGCGGGACGCGTCTATTTGCGCTACACCTTAAGCGCCGGTGTGGTACTGCTGCTGGGCACCGTGTTGCTATATAGCCTAACCGGGGATCAGTCATTCTCCTCAGAAGAGGGGTTGGGCGACTATTTAAACGATCATCGCGGTTTGCTAACGCTAATATTTGCCCTGCTAGTGGGTGGATTGGCGGTAAAAACGGCCATGGTACCTCTGCATGGGTGGCTACCCAGGGCGATGGTCGCCCCCGCGCCGGTGAGTGCGCTGCTACACGCGGTAGCGGTGGTGAAGGCGGGGGCTTTCGGGATTCTGCGGGTCGTTTATGACCTGTTTGGCATTGAGCTGAGCGTGGAGCTCGGTATTATTACCGCGCTGGCGGTGGCAGCCTCATTTACGATTATTTATGGTTCATTAAGGGCCATTGCCCAAGAAGAGCTTAAGCCCCGCCTAGCGTTCTCCACCGTCAGCCAGGTCTCCTATGTCATTCTCGGTATAGGCCTGTTTGGCCCTTTCGGCACCGTCGGTGCTTTAGCGCACTTGCTGCACCAGGGCCTAATGAAGGTTACGCTATTCTTCTGTGCGGGCAACTATGCCGAAGAGCTGGGGATTCATCGTATTGATGAAATGGACGGCGCCGGTAAACGTATGCCGTTGACCAGCATCGCGTTTACTATCGGCGCCTTTGGCATGATTGGCCTTCCGCCCGTGGCGGGGTTTATTACCAAGTGGTACCTCGGCGTTGGCGCGATTCAAGCCGAGATGTATTGGGTCGTCGCCGTGCTAGTGGCGAGCAGTACCCTCAACGCTATGTACTTTTTACCCATTGTGCACCGCTTATGGTTCCGTTCAGGGCCTGCCCATGGCAAAGGCAATTGGCCCAAAGAGCAGCGTCTAGGTCGTTTTGAAACCCATAGCTGGCTGCTGTTACCGATGGTGTTTACCGCCTTGGTGAGTTTGGGGGCCGGGCTGTTTGCCGGGCTCCCCTTTAGCCCCTTGGATTGGGCGGCTCGAGTAGCCAATGGGGAGTATCTCCCATGA